From Polyodon spathula isolate WHYD16114869_AA chromosome 24, ASM1765450v1, whole genome shotgun sequence, one genomic window encodes:
- the LOC121299291 gene encoding alpha/beta hydrolase domain-containing protein 17C, which yields MPEQGPRMNGFSLSELCWLFCCPPCPSRIASKLAFLPPEPTYSVLTDEANATSSLHLNERADWQYSQRELDAVEVFHTRTSRGNRVGCMFVRCAPNSRYTLLFSHGNAVDLGQMCSFYIGLGSRINCNIFSYDYSGYGVSSGKPSEKNLYADIEAAWQVLRTKYGVNPENIILYGQSIGTVPTVDLAARYECAAVILHSPLMSGLRVAFPDTRKTYCFDAFPSIDKISKVASPVLVIHGTEDEVIDFSHGLAIYDRCPRAVEPLWVEGAGHNDIELYAQYLERLKQFISFELPNS from the exons ATGCCAGAGCAAGGCCCCAGGATGAATGGTTTCTCACTTAGTGAGCTCTGCTGGCTGTTCTGTTGCCCGCCCTGCCCGAGCCGGATCGCGTCCAAGCTCGCTTTTCTCCCCCCCGAGCCCACTTACTCGGTGCTGACAGACGAGGCTAATGCGACGTCCAGTCTTCACTTGAATGAGCGGGCTGACTGGCAGTACTCCCAGCGGGAACTGGACGCTGTCGAGGTGTTCCACACCCGAACGAGTCGGGGGAACCGGGTCGGCTGCATGTTTGTCCGCTGTGCACCCAACAGCCGCTACACCCTTCTCTTTTCCCACGGCAACGCAGTCGACTTGGGCCAGATGTGCAGCTTCTACATCGGTCTCGGATCCAGGATAAACTGTAACATCTTCTCCTACGATTACTCGGGCTACGGGGTCAGTTCTGGGAAACCGTCAGAGAAAAACCTGTATGCTGACATTGAGGCAGCTTGGCAGGTGTTAAGAACCAA GTACGGAGTCAATCCTGAGAACATTATCCTGTATGGGCAAAGTATCGGCACCGTCCCTACAGTGGACCTCGCCGCTCGGTACGAATGTGCAGCTGTGATcctccattctccactcatgTCGGGACTGCGAGTGGCATTCCCCGACACCAGGAAAACGTACTGCTTTGATGCCTTTCCAAG CATCGATAAGATCTCAAAAGTAGCATCTCCAGTGCTGGTGATCCATGGGACTGAAGATGAGGTCATTGATTTCTCCCACGGCCTGGCGATATACGACCGCTGTCCACGAGCAGTGGAGCCTCTCTGGGTGGAGGGGGCCGGACACAATGACATAGAGCTGTACGCACAATACCTGGAAAGACTCAAGCAATTCATATCCTTTGAGCTGCCCAACTCCtga